In Haloarchaeobius litoreus, the following are encoded in one genomic region:
- the paaK gene encoding phenylacetate--CoA ligase PaaK encodes MTYNDIETASRDELRDLQNERLQHTVEHVYENVPWYRDAFETAGVDPEDIDSVDEISKLPFTTKEDIRDNYPDGLFAVDHSELRRVHASSGTTGKPKIVAYTEDDLDVWHEVMARSLYAAGVREGDMVQNSYGYGLFTGGLGFHDGVEELGACVIPTGGGNTARQLDMLQDMESDVLSCTPSYCLYLAEYAEENGVDIQDLPLERVVIGAEPFTDPMREEIEEALDVTAVDVYGLSEIIGPGVSIECEEAQDGLHLWEDHFYPEIVDPTTGEVLDEGEEGELVITSLTKQAFPMIRYRTGDMTRLNYEECECGRTIVRMDNVTGRADDLLIIRGVNVYPSQIEEVMVDMVDVAPYYRIDLYREGTLDTMELTVEHDESYDGTHEELERDIESRLQDVLDVKPDEVEVVGPGVIERTEVGKVKRVFDHREE; translated from the coding sequence ATGACATACAACGACATCGAAACCGCGTCACGCGACGAACTGAGAGACCTGCAGAACGAACGCCTCCAGCACACCGTCGAGCACGTCTACGAGAACGTGCCGTGGTACCGGGATGCCTTCGAGACGGCGGGCGTCGACCCCGAGGACATCGACAGCGTCGACGAGATCTCGAAGCTCCCGTTCACCACGAAGGAGGACATCCGCGACAACTACCCGGACGGCCTGTTCGCGGTCGACCACAGCGAGCTCCGGCGCGTCCACGCCTCCTCCGGCACGACCGGCAAGCCGAAGATCGTCGCCTACACCGAGGACGACCTCGACGTCTGGCACGAGGTCATGGCCCGGTCGCTGTACGCCGCGGGCGTCCGCGAGGGCGACATGGTCCAGAACTCCTACGGCTACGGGCTGTTCACGGGCGGCCTGGGCTTCCACGACGGCGTCGAGGAGCTCGGTGCCTGCGTCATCCCGACCGGGGGCGGCAACACGGCCCGACAGCTCGACATGCTGCAGGACATGGAGTCCGACGTGCTCTCCTGTACGCCGTCGTACTGCCTCTACCTCGCCGAGTACGCCGAGGAGAATGGCGTCGACATCCAGGACCTCCCGCTGGAGCGCGTCGTCATCGGCGCCGAGCCGTTCACCGACCCGATGCGCGAGGAGATCGAGGAGGCCCTCGACGTGACCGCCGTCGACGTGTACGGGCTCTCCGAGATCATCGGCCCGGGCGTCTCCATCGAGTGCGAGGAGGCACAGGACGGGCTCCACCTCTGGGAGGACCACTTCTACCCGGAGATCGTCGACCCGACGACCGGCGAGGTGCTCGACGAGGGCGAGGAGGGAGAGCTCGTCATCACGTCGCTCACGAAGCAGGCGTTCCCGATGATCCGCTACCGCACCGGCGACATGACCCGCCTGAACTACGAGGAGTGCGAGTGCGGTCGCACCATCGTCCGCATGGACAACGTCACCGGCCGGGCGGACGACCTGCTCATCATCCGTGGCGTCAACGTCTACCCGAGCCAGATCGAGGAGGTCATGGTCGACATGGTCGACGTGGCCCCGTACTACCGCATCGACCTCTACCGCGAGGGCACCCTCGACACGATGGAGCTCACCGTCGAGCACGACGAGTCCTACGACGGGACCCACGAGGAGCTCGAACGGGACATCGAGAGCCGGCTGCAGGACGTCCTCGACGTGAAGCCCGACGAGGTCGAGGTCGTCGGCCCGGGCGTCATCGAGCGCACG
- a CDS encoding ABC transporter ATP-binding protein translates to MSLLELDDVHGGYGETEVLSGVTMDVEEGEVVTLVGRNGVGKTTTLRSIVGVVQPTAGEIRFRGEDITESSSEAVARDGIGFVPEERRVFPGLTVTENLKMGRFGGADTAHRRSVEDIWELDAFENLRERKHSRGTDLSGGEQQMLAIARALVAGADLLLLDEPTEGLAPIIVERVADLVRELNEEGITVLLVEQNVAVASALADRVYILDKGTIVYEGTPEELDADEEVRDRHLGVSM, encoded by the coding sequence GTGAGCCTGCTCGAACTGGACGACGTCCACGGGGGCTACGGCGAGACGGAGGTGCTCTCCGGCGTCACGATGGACGTCGAGGAGGGCGAGGTCGTCACGCTCGTCGGCCGCAACGGCGTCGGCAAGACGACGACGCTCCGGAGCATCGTCGGCGTGGTCCAGCCGACCGCCGGCGAGATACGCTTCCGGGGCGAGGACATCACGGAGTCGTCGTCGGAGGCGGTCGCGCGCGACGGCATCGGCTTCGTCCCGGAGGAACGGCGCGTCTTCCCTGGGCTCACGGTCACGGAGAACCTGAAGATGGGCCGGTTCGGCGGCGCGGACACCGCCCATCGACGCAGCGTCGAGGACATCTGGGAGCTCGACGCCTTCGAGAACCTCCGCGAGCGCAAGCACAGCCGGGGGACCGACCTCTCCGGCGGCGAACAGCAGATGCTCGCCATCGCGCGAGCGCTGGTCGCCGGAGCGGACCTGCTCCTGCTGGACGAGCCGACGGAGGGGCTCGCGCCCATCATCGTCGAGCGCGTCGCCGACCTCGTCAGGGAGCTCAACGAGGAGGGCATCACAGTCCTGCTCGTCGAGCAGAACGTGGCCGTCGCCTCCGCGCTGGCGGACCGCGTCTACATCCTCGACAAGGGCACCATCGTCTACGAGGGCACGCCGGAGGAGCTGGATGCGGACGAGGAGGTTCGAGACAGACACCTCGGCGTCAGCATGTGA
- a CDS encoding ABC transporter ATP-binding protein codes for MATTDDAPTFGSGEVVLETKGLTRRFGELVAVDSLDIEVERGEFRSIIGPNGAGKTTLFNLISGALLPSDGSVIFDGEDVSRLRPHERVHKGIGRSFQITNVFGGLTVRENVRLAAQAVLQGRSPVDNAFRHKDSFDDLNGRTDDVLSRIELGDRDGERASTLAYGDRRRLEIGLVLATDPQLVMLDEPTAGMSAEETRNTMELIGDVLGDRTVLLIEHDIELVMNASDRITVLNRGEELATGPPEAVAENEQVQQAYLGGGVL; via the coding sequence ATGGCGACCACCGACGACGCACCGACGTTCGGGAGCGGCGAGGTGGTGCTGGAGACGAAGGGACTGACCCGTCGCTTCGGCGAGCTCGTCGCCGTGGACTCCCTCGACATCGAGGTCGAGCGCGGCGAGTTCCGGAGCATCATCGGCCCGAACGGTGCCGGGAAGACGACCCTGTTCAACCTCATCTCGGGCGCGCTGCTGCCGAGCGATGGATCAGTCATCTTCGACGGCGAGGACGTCTCCCGGCTGCGTCCGCACGAGCGCGTCCACAAGGGCATCGGTCGATCGTTCCAGATCACGAACGTCTTCGGCGGGCTCACCGTGCGCGAGAACGTCAGACTCGCCGCACAGGCGGTCCTCCAGGGCCGCTCGCCGGTCGACAACGCGTTCCGTCACAAGGACTCGTTCGACGACCTGAACGGGCGGACCGACGACGTGCTCTCCCGCATCGAACTCGGCGACCGGGACGGCGAGCGGGCGTCCACCCTGGCCTACGGCGACCGCCGTCGGCTGGAGATCGGCCTCGTGCTGGCGACGGACCCACAGCTCGTCATGCTGGACGAGCCGACCGCCGGCATGAGCGCCGAGGAGACCCGCAACACGATGGAGCTCATCGGCGACGTGCTCGGCGACCGGACGGTACTGCTCATCGAACACGACATCGAACTCGTCATGAACGCGTCCGACCGCATCACGGTGCTGAACCGCGGCGAAGAGCTGGCGACCGGGCCACCGGAGGCCGTCGCCGAGAACGAGCAGGTCCAGCAGGCCTACCTCGGCGGTGGTGTGCTGTGA
- a CDS encoding ABC transporter permease, which translates to MVALQAVSGAAFLDQLINGLTIGMVYVLLAAGLSIIFGVMDVINFAHGELLALGAYLGVAITTAGIGNFWIALLVAPLAVAVLGGALERLTIRPLYGRDPLYHILLTFGLVLIFVDAIELVWGTQPLRPIDTGVLSGTISILGFQKTLYSYFVILMGSVVAGGAWLMLERTRFGLVVRAGSMDRDMVRHLGIDIDRYYTLVFAFGAFLAAFGGVVLAGRQSVGPGMGGSVIIPAFIVVVLGGLGSFRGAVVGGLLVGVVQVLVQWQVPFLEGLVVFLLMIGVLLVRPQGLFGSPEWHDPGEGGELLTAAGSGVLSGRQRRLIGGGVVALLAIAPLGIGVLYGSYAVNTIIVDILIWGLFALSLDLVMGYTGLVSLGHVLFYGLGAYATVLFALYLVPSIWLALLAGILVASLIAWVVGYLSIRVSGVYFAMITLAFAELFASLALKMPSLRRQFNPAISSLGLPTVPPLTNGEDGIGSGGFYYLLDSGPEFGDVALLGEIHLYYYVIVALVVGSYLVSRRLIDAPFGSVLQAIRESEQRASFLGYDTTMYKRRAFVVSGALAGLAGGLRATQNLGRASPGFLDWLLSGEVIVMTLLGGMGTLYGPMVGAAGYLSLEELLLSNGIEQWQGVLGIVFVLFVLFVPRGIVSIPALVQARTTAQSDAPPEDDSTEVKD; encoded by the coding sequence ATGGTAGCGCTGCAAGCAGTGTCGGGGGCTGCCTTCCTCGATCAGCTCATCAACGGGCTGACGATCGGGATGGTGTACGTCCTCCTCGCGGCAGGCCTGTCCATCATCTTCGGCGTGATGGACGTCATCAACTTCGCCCACGGCGAGCTGCTGGCCCTGGGTGCGTACCTTGGGGTCGCAATCACGACCGCCGGTATCGGCAACTTCTGGATCGCGCTGCTGGTGGCCCCGCTTGCGGTCGCGGTGCTCGGCGGGGCGCTCGAGCGACTGACCATCCGCCCGCTGTACGGCAGGGACCCGCTGTACCACATCCTGCTGACGTTCGGGCTCGTGCTCATCTTCGTCGACGCCATCGAGCTGGTGTGGGGGACACAGCCGCTCAGACCGATCGACACCGGTGTGCTCTCGGGAACCATCTCGATACTCGGCTTCCAGAAGACACTGTACAGCTACTTCGTCATCCTGATGGGCTCGGTCGTCGCCGGTGGAGCGTGGCTGATGCTCGAACGGACCCGGTTCGGACTCGTCGTCCGTGCAGGCTCGATGGACCGCGACATGGTCCGTCACCTCGGCATCGACATCGACCGCTACTACACGCTCGTGTTCGCGTTCGGCGCGTTCCTCGCCGCGTTCGGCGGGGTCGTCCTCGCCGGCCGGCAGTCCGTCGGCCCCGGCATGGGCGGCTCGGTCATCATCCCGGCGTTCATCGTCGTCGTGCTCGGCGGCCTCGGGAGCTTCCGGGGCGCGGTCGTCGGCGGTCTGCTCGTCGGCGTCGTCCAGGTGCTCGTCCAGTGGCAGGTCCCCTTCCTGGAGGGACTCGTCGTCTTCCTGCTGATGATCGGCGTCCTGCTCGTGCGGCCGCAGGGGCTGTTCGGCAGCCCGGAGTGGCACGACCCCGGCGAAGGGGGTGAGCTGCTCACCGCCGCCGGGAGCGGCGTCCTGAGCGGCAGACAACGCAGACTCATCGGGGGCGGTGTGGTCGCGCTACTCGCCATCGCCCCGCTCGGCATCGGCGTGCTCTACGGGTCGTACGCCGTGAACACCATCATCGTGGACATCCTCATCTGGGGGCTGTTCGCGCTGAGTCTGGACCTCGTGATGGGCTACACCGGCCTCGTCTCGCTCGGGCACGTCCTGTTCTACGGGCTCGGGGCGTACGCGACGGTCCTGTTCGCGCTGTACCTGGTGCCATCGATCTGGCTGGCGCTGCTGGCCGGCATCCTCGTCGCGTCGCTCATCGCCTGGGTCGTCGGCTACCTCTCGATCCGGGTCTCCGGCGTCTACTTCGCGATGATCACGCTCGCGTTCGCCGAGCTGTTCGCGAGCCTGGCGCTGAAGATGCCGAGCCTGCGCCGCCAGTTCAACCCGGCGATCAGCTCGCTCGGGCTCCCGACGGTTCCGCCGCTGACCAACGGCGAGGACGGCATCGGCTCCGGCGGGTTCTACTACCTGCTCGACTCGGGGCCGGAGTTCGGCGACGTCGCCCTGCTCGGCGAGATACACCTGTACTACTACGTCATCGTCGCGCTCGTCGTCGGCTCCTACCTCGTCTCCCGCCGGCTCATCGACGCGCCGTTCGGGAGCGTCCTGCAGGCGATCCGCGAGTCCGAACAGCGCGCGTCGTTCCTCGGCTACGACACGACGATGTACAAGCGCCGTGCGTTCGTCGTCAGCGGCGCGCTCGCCGGGCTGGCCGGCGGGCTGCGTGCGACGCAGAACCTCGGGCGTGCCTCGCCCGGCTTCCTCGACTGGCTGCTGTCGGGCGAGGTCATCGTCATGACCCTGCTCGGCGGCATGGGCACGCTGTACGGCCCGATGGTCGGGGCGGCGGGCTACCTCTCGCTGGAGGAACTGCTGCTCAGCAACGGTATCGAGCAGTGGCAGGGCGTGCTCGGCATCGTGTTCGTCCTGTTCGTCCTGTTCGTCCCGCGTGGCATCGTCTCCATCCCGGCGCTGGTGCAGGCACGGACGACCGCTCAGTCCGACGCACCGCCCGAGGACGACTCGACGGAGGTGAAGGACTGA
- a CDS encoding ABC transporter substrate-binding protein, whose translation MARGTSNRKQRTSNKGESSGFGSRRNFLRATAGASALGLAGCLDNIGGGGGGSSETVTYGVVSPMSGAYSSLAPGQRYGARLAIETLQEDDDFDFEIEGVYADGQTEDTASVQAAERLVQQEDANFIMGCISSSVALSMNEFAAQEEVIYNPGAAAVPITGSGCNQYVFRTETNTAQIAEAVSEYTVNNLGNDVWFHIADYAYGTSVQNRVTRRMEQANSDLNIVGQTASQLGSSNFDTYISEIDNSDAEVVIVGMTGGDLINFTAQAVEAGITEDREIMAPTMTFQVVRGALGPAAYGLYGGVRYIADLDNPQNNEFVEAYMNMDETEAPPDNFARVGYQSIMMTAEGIKEAGSTNVDDVIDALEGLEMDSILGPNQFRACDHQALNPTWMGQCVEPESGEMADVELLSKVEGSDAMIPCDETECSL comes from the coding sequence ATGGCACGGGGTACCAGTAATCGCAAGCAGCGCACCAGTAATAAAGGGGAGTCGAGTGGATTCGGTTCCCGTCGTAACTTCCTTCGAGCAACGGCTGGGGCGAGCGCCCTCGGACTCGCCGGGTGTCTCGACAACATCGGTGGTGGTGGTGGTGGCAGTTCCGAAACAGTCACCTATGGCGTCGTCAGCCCGATGTCCGGCGCGTACAGCAGTCTCGCGCCCGGACAGCGGTACGGGGCACGGCTCGCCATCGAGACGCTCCAGGAGGACGACGATTTCGACTTCGAGATCGAGGGCGTCTACGCGGACGGCCAGACGGAAGACACCGCGTCCGTCCAGGCTGCCGAACGACTCGTGCAGCAGGAGGACGCGAACTTCATCATGGGCTGTATCTCCAGCTCGGTCGCGCTGTCGATGAACGAGTTCGCGGCCCAGGAGGAGGTCATCTACAATCCGGGCGCGGCGGCGGTCCCCATCACGGGGAGCGGGTGTAACCAGTACGTGTTCCGGACGGAGACGAACACGGCGCAGATCGCCGAGGCGGTCTCCGAGTACACGGTCAACAACCTCGGGAACGACGTCTGGTTCCACATCGCCGACTACGCCTACGGGACCTCGGTCCAGAACCGCGTGACCCGGCGGATGGAGCAGGCGAACTCGGATCTGAACATCGTCGGACAGACCGCCTCCCAGCTCGGGTCGTCCAACTTCGACACGTACATCAGCGAGATCGACAACTCCGACGCCGAGGTCGTCATCGTCGGCATGACCGGCGGCGACCTCATCAACTTCACCGCCCAGGCCGTCGAGGCTGGCATCACGGAGGACAGGGAGATCATGGCCCCGACGATGACGTTCCAGGTCGTCCGGGGGGCGCTCGGCCCGGCCGCGTACGGGCTGTACGGTGGGGTTCGCTACATCGCCGACCTCGACAACCCGCAGAACAACGAGTTCGTCGAGGCGTACATGAACATGGACGAGACCGAGGCCCCGCCGGACAACTTCGCCCGCGTCGGCTACCAGTCCATCATGATGACCGCGGAGGGCATCAAGGAGGCCGGCTCGACCAACGTCGACGACGTCATCGACGCGCTGGAGGGGCTGGAGATGGACTCCATCCTCGGTCCCAACCAGTTCCGGGCCTGCGACCACCAGGCGCTCAACCCGACGTGGATGGGCCAGTGTGTCGAGCCGGAATCCGGGGAGATGGCGGACGTAGAGCTCCTCTCGAAGGTCGAGGGCTCCGACGCGATGATTCCCTGCGACGAGACCGAGTGCTCACTGTAA
- a CDS encoding EthD domain-containing protein — translation MYKHVALLVRKEGMSHDEFMDYWQHNHSPLAKDIEGVVRYQTVYPTDPEHAEFDGIAELYFETLDDLHEALGSEGSRDYDPTREVAAAAREDVNNFLDIDRRPRFIGEEKVWKDEVDGDTDGLYKHSAFLVRKDGMTHDEFRDYWESNHSPLAKDIEGVVRYQTVYPTDPENAEFDGVAELYFETLDDLHEALGSEGSRDYDPTKEIAAKARADVDNFLAIEERPRFIGQEKLQKNDIGDVEGY, via the coding sequence ATGTACAAGCACGTCGCACTGCTCGTGCGGAAGGAGGGGATGAGCCACGACGAGTTCATGGACTACTGGCAGCACAACCACTCGCCGCTGGCGAAGGACATCGAGGGCGTCGTCCGCTACCAGACGGTGTACCCCACCGACCCCGAGCACGCAGAGTTCGACGGCATCGCCGAACTCTACTTCGAGACGCTGGACGACCTGCACGAAGCACTCGGTAGTGAGGGCAGCCGGGACTACGATCCGACGCGCGAAGTCGCCGCGGCAGCCCGCGAGGACGTGAACAACTTCCTCGACATCGACCGTCGACCGCGCTTCATCGGCGAGGAGAAGGTCTGGAAGGACGAGGTCGACGGCGACACCGACGGCCTCTACAAGCACAGCGCGTTCCTCGTGCGCAAGGACGGCATGACTCACGACGAGTTCCGCGACTACTGGGAGAGCAACCACTCGCCGCTGGCGAAGGACATCGAGGGCGTCGTCCGCTACCAGACGGTCTACCCGACCGACCCCGAGAACGCCGAGTTCGACGGCGTCGCAGAGCTCTACTTCGAGACACTGGACGACCTCCACGAAGCGCTCGGCAGCGAAGGTTCGCGCGACTACGACCCGACGAAGGAGATCGCAGCCAAGGCTCGCGCGGACGTCGACAACTTCCTCGCCATCGAGGAGCGCCCCCGGTTCATCGGCCAGGAGAAGCTCCAGAAGAACGACATCGGGGACGTCGAGGGGTACTGA
- a CDS encoding HD domain-containing protein — translation MAGADYEAQVRDAYPELEHIADDELREQVVEAWVLGLERGGWHDIADIPYAWNIHEVSNVEHVRGVTKIAIESAEIQREFHGADPDVDVVVAACLLHDVGKAYEYVDFVDAELLDEPDREHYASEEIPHSISGYALAHEVGCPLDVQRAIPHFLGEVPARTMEAELVKSANSASSNAITQSAMGITLKEWVDQYSQTQD, via the coding sequence ATGGCCGGGGCGGACTACGAGGCACAGGTCCGGGACGCCTACCCCGAACTCGAACACATCGCGGACGACGAGCTCCGCGAGCAGGTCGTCGAGGCGTGGGTACTGGGACTCGAACGTGGCGGCTGGCATGACATCGCGGACATTCCCTACGCGTGGAACATCCACGAGGTCTCCAACGTCGAGCACGTCCGCGGGGTGACCAAGATCGCCATCGAGTCCGCCGAGATACAGCGCGAGTTCCACGGAGCCGACCCCGACGTGGACGTCGTCGTCGCCGCCTGCCTCCTCCACGACGTCGGTAAAGCCTACGAGTACGTCGACTTCGTCGACGCCGAACTGCTCGACGAGCCCGACCGCGAGCACTACGCCAGCGAGGAGATCCCCCACTCCATCTCCGGCTACGCGCTCGCCCACGAGGTCGGCTGTCCGCTCGACGTGCAGCGGGCCATCCCGCACTTCCTCGGCGAGGTACCGGCGCGCACGATGGAGGCCGAACTCGTCAAGAGCGCCAATTCGGCGTCCTCGAACGCCATCACCCAGTCCGCGATGGGCATCACCCTCAAGGAGTGGGTCGACCAGTACAGCCAGACCCAGGACTGA